TCAGACTAGACTATCGGCATAGCACGTGAGGTCATCACATGTTATTTCGATGCATGAAAGCCCCGCGATAACATCCCAATGGCCAAGCATGTGTCTAATGACATGGTGACTTGCCTTGAATTTTGTTGGCCATCATCTAGAAGGAAAATGGTTGTGAGGAAGGTAAGCAATATCTCATAACGATACCTGGGCTACGTCCATTTTTACGGGCGCGCTGGGCCTCCGAGGTGCGTTCGTTGGCTGCACCAACCATCTCCCTCCGTCAGCCTTCAGGTACCTAGTCTGGGTACAACAGCAAGTAGTTCCCCATCCTCAAAGGGGTGCTCAAGCAACTTTGTAGTCGCAGTAAGATAGCCCATAAACTGTTCCTGTTAGTCTGGGTGCGTCCTTCACTTACACGACGGTTCACTCCATTTGGCCGATTCTCTTTGCAATATAAGAGTTCTTCTTAAATAAGACATAAGTATTATTgaaactatattatttagacTTATACTAGAGAAAGCTATGtaaatatttaagtagacaTTATAATATttgtatttaatattatacagtttagcttttaattattaaattctagtatttaatagataAAATACACATAAAATACTCTATATGAATCGAATTTGTAGAAGGAAAAAAACAGTCTAGTCTAACTTATATCATTAGCGTCATTTGTTTTGAAAACAATAATAATGAACAAAGCAAGCTACGATTTGCCATGCCTTAAAGCGGAGATCCGTCAACGGGTGACCACTCACTCCTGGGGTCCTTTAGTAGACTACTGCAGGCGCGTAGACGTAATACTGGGACTGACTGGGCAAAAGTGCTCTGGACTTGGGCTTGCCTCTTTGGTCACTGcctacctaaggtaaggAAATAGCCGCCATCATCCCCTGCCTGTTCTACCTCATCAAACTGCCCCCCAACGACCAATTTCCCATCCACCATTTGCTCGGACACTCGCAATCAACCATTGGTTTCTCTAGGCCTAGCATACGCCTGCCACCCCTGCGCTTGCAAGGCGACCTTTACCCCGTTTCGCACTCGACTAAACGAACTAACCTTTGGCGAGCATCCCGTCGCTCTtcctctctccctctctctaCACGTCTGTCCTTCGCAAACCACTTTGTTCACTGAACCCATCTTCGCCATCCGAGCTAGGAGCGGCACAAATAAAACATACGTTTGGCTTTCGCATTGGCGCCTGATTACAAACTCTGTTAACGAATGCCATCAATTGGAACTAGCTAAGAGGTCGAGTGGTGCACCCTACTTATTTGTATCCAACTACGATCCGATACTCGATACCTTGTCGAAACCGCCAACACGTTGCCAGGCTCGCAACACGTCAGGAACGGGCAGCCCGTGTCCGCCCGGCGTACAGTCACCGCCTCTGAAGAAGAAGATCCTCCTCAGCTACCAGCAAAGACCGAGCAAGAAAGTGCAGGAGAGTCCAGCCTCAGCGCCCCGtcacctcttcctcctcctcctccgcctcctcaGTATCCCTCCTCCGAAGCATCAACCTCCCGGCCGCCACCCTTCTCTTCAGTGTGCGATTCGCTCGAAAACCCCTCCGAACCGGCTCACGACCCCCGCTCTGCGATCACAGTCACAGTCGCTGGAATATCCCCTGCTGCACCGTCGTATGCATCTCTAGCTCCAGGCTTCTCTACAGAACAATCGGTTCCGACTTCCTTTCATCACGCTCTTACAGAAACAAAGCGTGCGCTCCCTCGAGACACCAAAGGGGGCTCATCCGGAAAGGACGACAACGCCGAACCACCCCCCGCATACTCGGAGGGACCCAGTCCACTCCAATCGTTTGCCTTTCTGATGGCTACCGCCGGAGGCGCGTCGAGTATCATTACTCAGGTGCAACAAGGAGGGCCGCCTATCAATGCGATTGGAGGTGAGTTGCTACTCGACCAGAACAAATCGAATAAGACTAACGTAATGGCAGATGTTGGTGCCGACGAGACGATCGCGATGGACCTTCGGTAGGGGTTGCTTCTACTCGACGTCCTATCCTGAACGCTAATCGTTGTGATCTGCAGGGGCACCCGATTTGTTCTGTCGCGAGACGAACTCTTGACGCTGCCCGAATTTGTCCTCTTATCGTTGTTCCCTAACGGCCTTTTCCCTGAGGGGCATATGGGGGGATTTACTGAGGGCGATGCAGTGCAAGTGGACGTGAGTACAAATTCTCACAGTGACCTACATAGTGCACTTTAATTATTGACAACTTCTCGGCAGTACGACCCGGCATCCCTGCAGTATATGCTGGACTTCTTTCGCACCGTTGCGCAGTCGATACCTGTTGACTCATCTCCGAGTGTTTCTCAGGAGGAGGATCCTGCGACGGGAGACCCAATGGGCTCACGAGACGACTCATCCAAGAGAGCTGGCATCATCGTTCTGAGAGAGGATCTTGACTTCTACGTCATACCACCGCGGGCCGAAATCACGCAGCCTGAAATGATGGAAGTCAAGAGAGCTGCGGGGAGAGCCCTTCTTCAACAGACGGGTATTTTCTCAGGTCTGAAGCGCAGTGACGAGCCGGGTACTACGGAAGCTCACCTCATCGAAATGCTCACAGCAGGGTAAGTTCCCCCGGCATGACAATGTCCGGCCCTTGACAAGAGCTAACCATTCACCAGCGGGTTCAACCATGACGACAACTGGGGACACAGAGCAGGAGAACCGAACAAGGCGGTCGTTTGTAGCTTAGCATTGGCACGCCTACGAAGCGATATCAGAGGTAATGATATGGGCAGCAATGCCGTTGGCATGGCGCAAAAGCTGCTCCTCTTTTGGAGGAAGCCTGCGAGACGCTGCTGGTGGGAAGGCGTGGAGCTTGACAACGTTGAGGGTATTGAGGGGAAGCTGAAGGTCTGGATCAGGCGCGTTTGGACCCTGGAAATGAGCGTAATCGGCCTCCGATGAGGCCGACAAGCTTGGCTACTATCTTGTGCGGCGAGAGGTCAGGAATGGGCGTAATGGTGTAGCGCAGCCTGGCTTTGTGGGCTGAAATATGGGTTTCCTTCCGTCTACTTCTTTCAACACATGCGCGAAATGGTTCGTGGGCTTCGTCGGCCACGCATAGGCAACATTCGTTTTCAATGGCGAGACCGCTATCTGAGGCTGATATTGAGCGTGTTCATAGGTGCGTCAGACCAAGCAAACATTAGTCATAGGTCAGTTCTTACATAATCAAACAGAAGCGTTTTCTTGATCATGACTGTCACTTAGATACGTGGGCTCATGATTGATACTTGTGAGGAACCCAGTAGTGACGTTCTCGTCATCGTCTTAACGGAATGGACCATTGAATAATTTCAGGTGTAGTAACTTCAAGTCGATGTTGTCTTGGCTCGGGACCGCTGCCAGCTGTGTTCTCAATCTGTCAGTATAGATGGGTAGGTAGTCTTCATCTAACTCCTGCTCATACTGTCGCATCCTTCACCCCACTGGGCTCCTGGACAATAAGGAGAAAATGCCTTGCACCTCAATGCTAGCTATGTTTTATTTGGAGACAGAAGCAGCCCTCATACGAAGGGGACATCGCACCTTCTTCCCCATAATCATTCACTTGGGGAGAATCAGCGTCAGGCACACTAATCAGCCCCCAATCCTAGCCAAGTTCCCCCGGCACAAACAAGTGTGGCATCATTTCTTGGCTGGACCGTCGGTCCAGGCTAAGTTTCAGTGCAACACAGGGTGGTCTTCCGTCGCAGAATAGTGACGCCTGCCTCTCCGCACTATAACAGCGGCTTCAGGTCCGATCCGGTTATTCGCCATACGGCCCTCTCTACATTCACCGTGCTTCTCCGTTCCAGTATGTACGTGTCCACTACCAACAGCATGAATCTCTTACTTTCTTTGCATATTCTTGCCGCCACTCAATTTTCTGTGGCCTTGGCCCAGGAGTGCAGAAATACGTTGAAAGCAACGTATACCTCGCCCATTGCTGCCGGTGGCTGGACATATCGCCTGATCGCGAACGGACTCACTCGACCCAGAAGCATACTTTTCGACAACCAGGGAGCTCTCCTGGTTGTCGATGCTAACTCTGGAGTAAAACATCTGAAGCTGACTGACGATGGCGGCACTTGCTTATCTGTGGCCGAGAAACGGACGATTATTGATTCTCCAGAGGTATGGCAACTCTAGAGGCCGAGTATGTGTAGCGAGCTTACTTATTGTAATGTGTCCGGCGACCCAAAGTTGAACCACGGAATAGCCCTCTCCCCGGATGGGAAGACTCTGTATGCCTCGACCGCCGACAAGGTATATTCCTGGGCATACAATGGCAGTGCTGCCACCGTTGGCGATAGGAATAGGACACTCATAGCGAACATGAGCAATACCGATCATACCACCCGGACGTTACTTCTATCCAAAAAAAAGTCCAGGCATACTCTTGGTGTCGAGAGGTAGCGCGTCCAACATTGACGAGGCTGCGACCCGCCAGTCGACTGGGCATTCCCAGCTTCGCGCCTTTGATATCGGGAGCCTCGGTGAGAATTCTGGGCCGCTCAACTTCCCAACTGAGGGAAGGATGCTCGGCTGGGGATTGCGGAACTCAGTGGGCGTGGCAGAAGAGCCCGTCACAGGCGGTGTATGGACAGTAGAGAATTCAGCGGACCAGTTGAGGAGGAACAATGTTGATATTCACACTGACAATCCTGCCGAAGAACTCAACTTCCACGGGCACCTCAGTGATTCTAACAAGGATCAGGGCGGTAATTATGGATATCCAGGTTGCTTTGCTGTTTGGTCGACCGAGGGATTTCCCGATAAAGGCAACATGACGACGGGAGATCAGTTCAGCCTCAACCCATCACGCACCCTGAACGATACAACTTGCAATTCCGCCTATGTGCCCCCGAGACTATCTTTCCAGGCGCACACTGCTCCATTGGATATAAAATTCACGCCCGATGGCTCAGAAGCCTTTGTAACATTCCATGGCAGTTGTGAGTGGTGCCAGGGCTCTATTGTCCACATTTAATCCCATGACTTACACCGGCCTAGGGAACCGAGACGAGGCAGTCGGCTACAAGCTATCTAGCATACGTTTCTCGAACGGAGAACCTACAGAGTCAGCTGATAGCCGGACACCAATTACTGATATTCTAAGTAACGCAGACACCAGCAGCTGCCCTGACCACTGCTTTCGCCCGGTAGGACTTGCTTGGGACAGTCAGCAGAGACTCTTCATGACATCAGATTCGACGGGTGAAATTTATGTCCTTCAGCGGACCGATGTCTCAGTCTCGACCAGTTCTCCGGCCATCCCTGTTCCAACATCATCACCCGACGCTGCAGCAACTTTAGTCCCCTCCCGGCTCACCTCTTTTGGCAGCCTTGCGGTCTCAGTATTTGTTTTCATGGGAAGTGCGGGCGTGGTCAGGTTGATCCTTCTCTGAGATTCAGCTTCATATACTCTCAGTCTGGGAATGGCCGGGTTCAAAGAGTCAACAAATATTCAGTTGGTACCAAGAGTATGCTGCTTCATGTAATCAATGATCTACGGTGTGCAATCGACAGTGGCTTGCTAGTCTGGGTTTGTATCATCCGTAACGATTGATCCAACTCCAAGACGACATGAAATTCACGAGTTCAAATACGTGATGACCCATTTATGCCCTATTTTGCCGCGAACGCCTCGCCTATGACGTTACATGGATGTCTGTATTATTCCTCGATGCTCTTGACACACTCCCACTCGCCTCTGAGGTTCTCCTTCCACAACGAGACCTTGTTGTCACCTCCGCTGACCGCGAGCACATTGCCGCTCAGAGACCAGCTGACTCTCCACACAGCTGCATCGAAGTTGAGGACCTTGCAGTTCCATTGTCCACGGCTCGACGAATCCGACGTCCAAATGCGAACCGTCTTGTCTTGGGAGGCTGACGCAATGTATGACTTCTGCAAGACCGTCGGCGACCATGCTACGTCACGAACCCAGTCTGTATGACCGGCAAGAGGCTCCTGCTCCTGCTTGTACGACTGCGATGCTGAATCGAAAACCCAAACTTTGAGCAAGTTATCACAGCCGCCCGTGACAAATCGCCTCACCCCAGCTGAACCAGGACCAGGAGAACTGCTGACAATGCTTCCAGGGGCCGTGGCTGGGGCCCATGAGACGGAGTTGACGCCCAACCCGTGGGCTGGGAATGTCACATGGTCGAAGCTGTTGTCGCGGAACTCGAGTATGCTTACGTTGCCGTCCGAAGAAGCGCACGCCAGGAGGCACCCAGACTCGTGTGGTGACCAAGAGACGATATTGACGGAAGCTTTGTGCAGAGCGAAATCGAAAATCTTCTGCCACTGATTGTTCTGTTCCCTCCAGATGAAGACCTTGCCGTCGTAACCTGCGGAGGCCAGTATATTTCCATACTTGGGGTGCGCCCATGAAACGCACCAAACTGCACCATCATGTCTGCAACAGAGTCAGCAGGAGTAGTAGGCTCGTGTTTCTGAAGGTCTCGAATGTGCAATGCTTACCCTTTCAGGGTCTCGACAAGTCGTTGGGAGTCCCCGTCGATTTCGAATATTTTGATGGTGCGGTCGCTTGAGCATGTCGCAAGGCGACGTCCGTAGTAATCGAGGACGGCATCGTGCTGGTAAGGGTGGTGAAGTATTAGCCTAACCGAACATGTAGGACAAGGAGGCGGCCGCCGATCGCACATCATGACACAGGCGTCGATGGTATATATTTCCCCGTCTCGCAAACCACTGGGCGATTGGGAACGTGGGGCAACACTCGAAGAGACACTTACAATCATATCATCGTGGCCAGAATTCGATATGACCTGGGCAGACGCCTACGTGAAGAGCCATGTTAGCGGAGCGGATTGCCAAGTATATATTGAGAAGCCATACCATTGCGTGAAGTAGAAGCTGGTGTTGTTAATCAAGGACTGCGCTCATTCAGAACATCTAATATGGGCTGATGCGGGAAGGTCGAGAGCTGGGTAAGACTTGGGTATATGTTGAATGGCAGACTGGACGGCGTCACTGTAAGTGCCACCTAAGGGAATCGAAGCTCCCAGCTGGCCTTAGCCCAAGCTTGAGATCCAATTTGGCCAACGGGATGGGGCCGTGTTGCAGGACCACCAGTAGGGTGTTCCGTATGAGGAAGGCGGTGGGATAGACTTCCCGTGACCTGAGTCTCGTGACTTCCTTTAGATTGACGGCTAGGAGCTTCCAGTTTCTTGCACGTGAGACGtctcccctccccctcccccagCTCCGGTCCCGTTAACGGGGTGGGTGCCGCGCTGACGCAGAGGTAGTGTGCGTACAAGCCGATGCCGAGGTAAACCGAAGTGAGAGTCGATGAAAGCCTCATTACTGTCTACCGACCCATGAATAACAGACAACGTTGCGGTACTTTTCTCTACAGTGCTACTCCATGTACCCGGCTACCTTGGCGCTCGACGGAATAATTTACCATCTCAGTCGACACCTTTACTCGACGCGCCATAGGCTTCTGCTAACACTGTGATCAGCCTTAAACACCACAGGCC
The window above is part of the Colletotrichum lupini chromosome 9, complete sequence genome. Proteins encoded here:
- a CDS encoding dipeptidyl-peptidase III — encoded protein: GDPSTGDHSLLGSFSRLLQARRRNTGTDWAKVLWTWACLFGHCLPKVEWCTLLICIQLRSDTRYLVETANTLPGSQHVRNGQPVSARRTVTASEEEDPPQLPAKTEQESAGESSLSAPSPLPPPPPPPQYPSSEASTSRPPPFSSVCDSLENPSEPAHDPRSAITVTVAGISPAAPSYASLAPGFSTEQSVPTSFHHALTETKRALPRDTKGGSSGKDDNAEPPPAYSEGPSPLQSFAFLMATAGGASSIITQVQQGGPPINAIGDVGADETIAMDLRGTRFVLSRDELLTLPEFVLLSLFPNGLFPEGHMGGFTEGDAVQVDYDPASLQYMLDFFRTVAQSIPVDSSPSVSQEEDPATGDPMGSRDDSSKRAGIIVLREDLDFYVIPPRAEITQPEMMEVKRAAGRALLQQTGIFSGLKRSDEPGTTEAHLIEMLTAGGFNHDDNWGHRAGEPNKAVVCSLALARLRSDIRGNDMGSNAVGMAQKLLLFWRKPARRCWWEGVELDNVEGIEGKLKVWIRRVWTLEMSVIGLR
- a CDS encoding protein transporter sec-13; the encoded protein is MASAQVISNSGHDDMIHDAVLDYYGRRLATCSSDRTIKIFEIDGDSQRLVETLKGHDGAVWCVSWAHPKYGNILASAGYDGKVFIWREQNNQWQKIFDFALHKASVNIVSWSPHESGCLLACASSDGNVSILEFRDNSFDHVTFPAHGLGVNSVSWAPATAPGSIVSSSPGPGSAGVRRFVTGGCDNLLKVWVFDSASQSYKQEQEPLAGHTDWVRDVAWSPTVLQKSYIASASQDKTVRIWTSDSSSRGQWNCKVLNFDAAVWRVSWSLSGNVLAVSGGDNKVSLWKENLRGEWECVKSIEE